The window GACTTCAATCCTTGATAGACCCATTACCAAGCTATGCCGAATTCTGGAGACTGAAGAGTGTCCAGTGCCTCCTAAAGATCACCAATAAGGGatgtaatgtataaatacatatttttctaaaaacattaagaGATTGTTTATTTCTGGCtccttttttgtatttattttaaataattggttCTATAGAGACCAATTAGGGGCCGGTGTGTAGGAGCCgcatttgagtttgttttttggttccataatttacttagttttcttttctattgcaTTCTGGTAGTACACCTTCTAAAAAGGCAGGGGGCGCGCCACCCTATAAGTTGGAGCAGGTACCGCATGATTGGGGAGAAGAAGTGCCAGCAGATACAGTCTTTGACCTCGGCCCGGATCTGCAATACCGGAAGGCTTGGCTTATACCAGAAAGCGCTACACAGGAAtacttaaagacatttaaaacagttctcattttttgtttagtcttttaCTCCAtctattttacaataaacatcgACAAACATTCAACTACAAACACTCTTGGAATTTCTTGGATTCGGGCTGTGAGTCTGACCCTGCACTTGCATTCTCCCGGTGGTCGAAAACAGTAACAGGGGGTTACAGGAAAAATCCAACGTTGTTTTTGCCACTATAAGCagtatgtattaaaacaatgttGAAGTAGCCCTTAACACCTATCGTAAATCCTGAATACAGAATGTGGTGACATTCTTTTTTACATTGCGTACATTCAATTTGTTCCATGTCAATACTCCTCTTTACAGAATGTCTTTTCAGCAGGTGGATTTTGGCACTCCTCTCTAATAAATCACCACCTGGTGGATCACATTGTTCCTTTTCTCCCTCTGGAAATGAAGCATGTACGCCAGTGTGTTTTGACTGAAATGGTCAATCTGAACATCAATTTACAACATCACGCTCATCTGGCAGACACAGTGGCCAGAGACATGCCCTTCTTCCCCTCAGACAAAATCTTCTCTGTTAAAGGCTGCAAGTCAGTCAGACAGAAGCTGATGCTGTACGTTGATGACTAGATAAGAAACATATAACTTTTGTTTACATAGATGTTTCTGCACTTGAAGACACCTTCAGAGACGTATTCTATAGATTTACTATCATTGTGTCTGATTATATTTAACTGATTGTTGTTTGAtaatatcagatttttacacacattttaattcagtAGCCTTAGAAACAGGGCCTGATGGAGAGATGTTCTTCATTCCATTCTGACATGAAGGATGAATGTTATTGAATGACAGTGAACGAAagtttgaattgaattaaattttaaaaaatttactattgtttttgctgtttttaatttgttttgtgcttcacgagttgagttccataagaagaaaatatttaggaCTTTTATTTGCCTAATGAGTTTTGGGTCCAAGTTGCCATAGTCCTGTAATATAACATGGCTGAATGATTCCTATCCAGGGTGAAGAAAACAAATTGTCCAGGGAAgagtcaatttatttttttcaaagtatGATAAACTGAGATATATACCATAGACTTTCGACATTCAAGGTCATTATGATTGTGCTATAAAAGCATCCTAAGATTTTCAGAACTCTCGTGTTAAcaaaaaaacgtcttggttacgtacagtgaggaaaataagtatttgaacaccctgctattttgcatgttctcccacttagaaatcatggagggttctgaaattgtcatcgtaggtccatgtccactgtgagagacatagtctaaaaaaaaataagtatttgaacacctgagaagatcaatgttaatatttggtacagtagcctttgtttgcaattacagaggtcaaacgtttcctgtagtttttcaccaggtttgcacacacaAAAGGAGGGATTTTGGCCCACTCCTTCACACAGATCTTCTCTAGATCAGTCAGGTTTCTAGCCTGTCGCTGAGAAACACGGAGTTTATGCTCCCTCCAAAGATTCTCTATAAGGTTTAGGTCGGGAGACTGTCTTGGCCACGCCAGAACCATGATATGCTTCTTACAGAGCCACTCCTTGGTTATCCTGGCTGtgtgctttgggtcattgtcatgttggaacaCCCAGCCTCGACCCACCTTCAATGCTCTAACTGAGGGAAGGAGGTTGTTCCCCAAAATCTCGCAATACATGGCCCCGGTCATCCTCTCCTTAATACAGTGAAGTCGCCctgtcccatgtgcagaaaaacacccccaaagcatgatgctaccacccccatgcttcacagtagggatggtgttcttgggatggtactcatcattcttcttcctccaaacacgtttattggaattatgaccaaaaagttatattttggtctcatctgaccacatgacttCCTCCCATGACTCAtctggatcatccaaatggtCATTGGTAAACTTAAGACGggcatgtgctggtttaagcaggggaTCCTTCCGTGCCATGTATGATTTCAAACCCTAACGTCTTAGTGTATTACCAACAGAAATCTTGGAAACGGTGGtcccagctcttttcaggtcattgaccagctcctcccgtgtagttctggtctgatttctcacctttcttaggatcattgagaccccacgaggtgagatcttgaatggagccccagtccgaaagagattgacagtcatgtttagcttcttccattttctaatgattgctccaacagtggaccttttttcaccaagctGTTAGGCAATATCCCGCAGCCCTTTCCAGCCTTGTGGAGGTGTACAATATTGTCTCTAGCgtctttggacagctctttggtcttggccatgttagtagttggattcttactgattgtatggggtggacaggtgtctttatgCAGCTAACGACCTCAAAAAGATGCATCTaatttaggataataaatggagtggaggtggacattttaaaggcagactTACAGGTCTTTTAGGGTCAGAATTCTAGCTGAtagacaggtgttcaaatacttatttgcagctgtatcatacaaataaatagttaaaaaatcatacattgtgatttctggattttgtttttagattatgtctctcacagagGACATGTACCTacaatgacaatttcagacccctccatgatttctaagtgggagaacatgcaaaatagctgggtgttcaaatacttattttcctcactgtatgtaacctcagttccctgatggagggaacgagacgttgtgtcgcgaacaacagatggggttcgcccttgagaaccaattaactctgactactatagaaaaggccaaagaaatttggcgaatgaaatttgcatgccgggctccgcccccggacatccggtataaaatgaagccggcgtgcagcattcatttacctcttgttctgaagagcctgagagcctctcacgactgcagaaGAATACAATACGTGTTTTTGGCATAAGGGACACgatgtgtcgagaacgacagatggggttgcctatggaaaacgccacaacgctgtattgcgtcacaatctcagcgaaccGACGGTTAACAAGCCTGgtcgtgtcagctcgaagcttcgtgaaattgtaaccttccagtgtggtggtatTGGCCAGTATTGGCCAGCGCGGCATTGGCAACATCAAAAGCATTAGTCATTCTGGGGACCAATCCAACACGTCCGCCGGCCTCCAACCTGCAAGGTGTCGTATACGGGTCGCATGAGGTGGGCCGCATGGGGGAGGAAACGGTTTAGAAGTCTACCTCGCCCAGGAACTCCTGCAGGGACTTCACAGTGCGTGGGCTTTGGAAACTGGCAGGGAGGGGAACAGCCCCCTGCGGGGTGATGTGGTGGCCGAGGAAAGTGACGGATGACCGGCCAAACTCACACTTAGCCGGGTTGAGGATGAGACCATGCCCATTGAACCGGCCGAATAGCTGCCTGAGATGTGTCAGGGGGTCGTCTGCGGACGCGCTGGACACAAGACTATcgtcaaaataaacaaaaaggaatGGCATGTCCCTCAACACAGAGTCCATGAGGCGCTGAAACGTCTGTACTGCACCCTTGAGGCCGCAAGGCATCCGTAGGTATTCAAAAAGGCCAAAGGGTGTGATGACTGCTGTTTTGGGGGACATCCTGTGGGTGGTCAGGCACCTGGTGGTAAGTGCGAATCAGGTCCACCTTGGAAAAGATGGTGGCACCAGCTAGGTGAGCAGAGAAATCCAGTATGTGCGACACTTGCTATTGCTGGATTCGGAGCCCTCACCCCGGACAGGGGCAGTGCTCTGAGCTCGGAAGAAtgacgccaaatacgcatacccttaaaactactctattatctgcataggcGAACTCGTAAATGACTCCacagtatgttttaaaattatttaaagttctACAAGGTCACAACGACACTGATGGGCCCAGTTAAGGAGAACACTAATATGcttcattgttttatattgcgAAGTATTAAGAGTTTTTTTCTTGTATAAACTTTGtgttctatttttattgtaaatagtgtTTCCAATTAAGCTGTTTTGTGACTGTTAATTTATTTCTTCGTTGGTTGGAGTAATTTCCAAaagtctaaaatgtttttgtcaatattaagttttattatattttctgtaatttaatattatgttattaataatgttattttcacttttgaCACAAATTGTCAATAATGATAAATTATTTCACGATTTTTTTCTGATATACCTAATTTAAACGTAAGCACTTTAGATTCTCTTTACTGAatgttaaatattgttgaaaaatgattcactttttcatctttttgtttataCAGCAGTTTAGATTCTCTTTACTGAAAgttaaatattgttgaaaaatgattcactttttcatctttttgtttatacactgtttcttacaaaactattttgtgtttgtttgttttattattcattgttattttgtttgaattatttaaaaaaatgtaaaattcttatTGTCAGTTAATAAATTATACAGTTACTTCAGAAAAGTTTTCtgttgtaaattgttttgaacaattagacattttttcatttacaaactgatataaaatatttttgatacatcatttacttaccaaTGCCATTGTagttaagtaaaatatataacttcatatataataatttaaaggaaagttatagtttttttaattcattctaaTCTGACCGATTCTGTCCTAATCTGTAGCTATTAAGTGGCCTGCTGATGAACCACATAAAGCAAATACAGTACACTGCCCCAAGACACGATTTAATTCAGCAAGTGAGCTTTTTAtcgtgtgttttcattttacaagtCAAGTAGAAACCACTGAACGTTACTGGTAGGGTTTAAGTGTTCGGCGTGGAGCGCACTTCCGTTTCCTTCAGAAACGAAAGAAAGTCTAAACGgaacaagaagagacagacacgaTGAAAGCGTCGTATTTTGTGACAGTTTTATTGCTTTCAGACATAACATTGACTTCAGGTTTTATCATTGAATCCATTGTATGTGgttctgctgctgctgttgctgcaTTTTTGTATGCATTGTCTCATTGGGATAATGTATTGCCTTTTGATCATAAACGTGAGAAAACCGCTTCGTTGCATACATTATGCTCAAACAGTTACTGTTTTATCCGTTTACTATTTTTTCAGAAACTTTATCCCGGAAGTCCAGGTTtaatctttgatttttttttcaggtttggAGAAGGATTTAAATGAGAATCTCCACGGCCAACATATCGTGTCGAAAGTTGTTCTGAGAACTGTATCGTCATTTATGACGGACAGTAACCCGAACAAACCCCTCGTGCTCTCCTTCCACGGGACCGCAGGAGTGGGGAAAAACCACGTGTCTAAAATCATCgcaagaaacatttacaaactaGGGGACAAGAGCGAacattttatcatgtttgtATCCCAACATCATTTTCCACACAAAGACAAAGTCGACATGTACAGCGTAAGTAAATAATGCTGCTTGTCCccgattaaaaataatatattatgcTATGTAATTAACTggcaatattaaatatatatacatatatataaacacagcaTTAATGTATTAGTgctacaatattttgaataatatacagggaatttttcatatattaaaaaataaacacttggtttcagtgtattatttaatatattataatatatttttcagtttatttattggtttaataaaggtaaaatgtaatcaaatgtaatatagcctacatttatattttacaattcaattTAGTTATTCAAAAGTAGATGTCTGATCAAAATCTACTGGAAAACCGGTGGAGCATGCATTTTCATCATGAACTCAATGACCCACACAGCAAAATCCCTAATACTAAAACTAGAAACTATTACTACAATTGATATAACATATTTTCACCAAATACCACTTTTTCAGCAAATCATAGCTGTTAGGCAActaaaatagtacatttaaGTGCAGAGTCCTTGATATAATTGggatttgcatgtgttttaggCAAGACTAAAGGAGCAGATTCATCAGCACGTATCACGTTTCCCTCGGaccatgtttgtatttgatgaAATGGACAAGATGAATCCAAGGCTGGTCGAGACCATCAAACCTTTTCTGGACTATGGGACACATGTGGATGGCGTCTCATTCCGCAGTGCAATCTTCATTTTTCTAAGGTGATTTCCCTTAGCTTATGTTATAAAGTATCTACACTAAACAAAGtgtaagtgttttttatttgtagcaaTGCAGGTGGTGATGTGATCAACAACATAGCTCTGGATTTCTGGAAGGCAGGTAAAAACAGAGAAGAACTACAGATGAAGGAGATGGAGACTCAGATCCTTCAAAACATCGTCAATGATAAGAGCagtatgtattaaaacaatgttGAAGTAGCCCTTAACACCTATCGTAAATCCTGAATACAGAATGTGGTGACATTCTTTTTTACATTGCGTACATTCAATTTGTTCCATGTCAATACTCCTCTTTACAGAATGTCTTTTCAGCAGGTGGATTTTGGCACTCCTCTCTAATAAATCACCACCTGGTGGATCACATTGTTCCTTTTCTCCCTCTGGAAATGAAGCATGTACGCCAGTGTGTTTTGACTGAAATGGTCAATCTGAACATCAATTTACAACATCACGCTCATCTGGCAGACACAGTGGCCAGAGACATGCCCTTCTTCCCCTCAGACAAAATCTTCTCTGTTAAAGGCTGCAAGTCAGTCAGACAGAAGCTGATGCTGTACGTTGATGACTAGATAAGAAACATATAACTTTTGTTTACATAGATGTTTCTGCACTTGAAGACACCTTCAGAGACGTATTCTATAGATTTACTATCATTGTGTCTGATTATATTTAACTGATTGTTGTTTGAtaatatcagatttttacacacattttaattcagtAGCCTTAGAAACAGGGCCTGATGGAGAGATGTTCTTCATTCCATTCTGACATCAAGGATGAATGTTACTGAATGACAGTGAACGAAAGTTTGAATTgaattcaattttaaaaaatgtactattgtttttgctgtttttaatttgttttgtgcttcacgagttgagttccataagaagaaaatatttaggaCTTTTACTTGCCTAATGAGTTTTGGGTCCATGTTACCATAGTCCTGTAATATAACATGGCTGAATGATTCCTATCCAGGGTGAAGAGAACAAATTGTCCAGGGAAgagtcaatttatttttttcaaagtatGATAAACTGAGATATATACCATAGACTTTCGACATTCAAGGTCATTATGATTGTGCTATAAAAGCATCCTAAAATTTTCAGAACTCTCGTGTTAAcaaaaaaacgtcttggttacgtacagtgaggaaaataagtatttgaacaccctgctattttgcatgttctcccacttagaaatcatggagggttctgaaattgtcatcgtaggtccatgtccactgtgagagacatagtctaaaaaaaaataagtatttgaacacctgagaagatcaatgttaatatttggtacagtagcctttgtttgcaattacagaggtcaaacgtttcctgtagtttttcaccaggtttgcacacacaAAAGGAGGGATTTTGGCCCACTCCTTCACACAGATCTTCTCTAGATCAGTCAGGTTTCTAGCCTGTCGCTGAGAAACACAGAGTTTATGCTCCCTCCAAAGATTCTCTATAAGGTTTAGGTCGGGAGACTGTCTTGGCCACGCCAGAACCATGATATGCTTCTTACAGAGCCACTCCTTGGTTATCCTGGCTGtgtgctttgggtcattgtcatgttggaacaCCCAGCCTCGACCCACCTTCAATGCTCTAACTGAGGGAAGGAGGTTGTTCCCCAAAATCTCGCAATACATGGCCCCGGTCATCCTCTCCTTAATACAGTGAAGTCGCCctgtcccatgtgcagaaaaacacccccaaagcatgatgctaccacccccatgcttcacagtagggatggtgttcttgggatggtactcatcattcttcttcctccaaacacgtttattggaattatgaccaaaaagttatattttggtctcatctgaccacatgacttCCTCCCATGACTCAtctggatcatccaaatggtCATTGGTAAACTTAAGACGggcatgtgctggtttaagcaggggaTCCTTCCGTGCCATGTATGATTTCAAACCCTAACGTCTTAGTGTATTACCAACAGAAATCTTGGAAACGGTGGTCCCAtctcttttcaggtcattgaccagctcctcccgtgtagttctggtctgatttctcacctttcttaggatcattgagaccccacgaggtgagatcttgaatggagccccagtccgaaagagattgacagtcatgtttagcttcttccattttctaatgattgctccaacagtggaccttttttcaccaagctGTTAGGCAATATCCCGCAGCCCTTTCCAGCCTTGTGGAGGTGTACAATATTGTCTCTAGCgtctttggacagctctttggtcttggccatgttagtagttggattcttactgattgtatggggtggacaggtgtctttatgCAGCTAACGACCTCAAAAAGATGCATCTaatttaggataataaatggagtggaggtggacattttaaaggcagactTACAGGTCTTTTAGGGTCAGAATTCTAGCTGAtagacaggtgttcaaatacttatttgcagctgtatcatacaaataaatagttaaaaaatcatacattgtgatttctggattttgtttttagattatgtctctcacagagGACATGCACCTacaatgacaatttcagacccctccatgatttctaagtgggagaacatgcaaaatagctgggtgttcaaatacttattttcctcactgtatgtaacctcagttccctgatggagggaacgagacgttgtgtcgcgaacaacagatggggttcgcccttgagaaccaattaactctgactactatagaaaaggccaaagaaatttggcgaatgaaatttgcatgccgggctccgcccccggacatccggtataaaatgaagccggcgtgcagcattcatttacctcttgttctgaagagcctgagagcctctcacgactgcagaaGAATACAATACGTGTTTTTGGCATAAGGGACACgatgtgtcgagaacgacagatggggttgcccatggaaaacgccacaacgctgtattgcgtcacaatctcagcgaaccAACGGTTAACAAGCCTGgtcgtgtcagctcgaagcttcgtgaaattgtaaccttccagtgtggtggtatTGGCCAGTATTGGCCAGCGCGGCATTGGCAACATCAAAAGCATTAGTCATTCTGGGGACCAATCCAACACGTCCGCCGGCCTACAACCTGCAAGGTGTCGTATACGGGTCGCATGAGGTGGGCCGCATGGGGGAGGAAACGGTTTAGAAGTCTCCCTCGCCCAGGAACTCCTGCAGGGACTTCACAGTGCGTGGGCTTTGGAAACTGGCAGGGAGGGGAACAGCCCCCTGCGGGGTGATGTGGTGGCCGAGGAAAGTGACGGATGACCGGCCAAACTCACACTTAGCCGGGTTGAGGATGAGACCATGCCCATTGAACCGGCCGAATAGCTGCCTGAGATGTGTCAGGGGGTCGTCTGCGGACGCGCTGGACACAAGACTATcgtcaaaataaacaaaaaggaatGGCATGTCCCTCAACACAGAGTCCATGAGGCGCTGAAACGTCTGTACTGCACCCTTGAGGCCGCAAGGCATCCGTAGGTATTCAAAAAGGCCAAAGGGTGTGATGACTGCTGTTTTGGGGGACATCCTGTGGGTGGTCAGGCACCTGGTGGTAAGTGCGAATCAGGTCCACCTTGGAAAAGATGGTGGCACCAGCTAGGTGAGCAGAGAAATCCAGTATGTGCGACACTTGCTATTGCTGGATTCGGAGCCCTCACCCCGGACAGGGGCAGTGCTCTGAGCTCGGAAGAAtgacgccaaatacgcatacccttaaaactactctattatctgcataggcGAACTCGTAAATGACTccacagtttgttttaaaattatttaaagttctACAAGGTCACAACGACACTGATGGGCCCAGTTAAGGAGAACACTAATATGcttcattgttttatattgcgAAGTATTAAGAGTTTTTTTCTTGTATAAACTTTGtgttctatttttattgtaaatagtgtTTCCAATTAAGCTGTTTTGTGACTGTTAATTTATTTCTTCGTTGGTTGGAGTAATTTCCAAaagtctaaaatgtttttgtcaatattaagttttattatattttctgtaatttaatattatgttattaataatgttattttcacttttgaCACAAATTGTCAATAATGATAAATTATTTCACGATTTTTTTCTGATATACCTAATTTAAACGTAAGCACTTTAGATTCTCTTTACTGAatgttaaatattgttgaaaaatgattcactttttcatctttttgtttataCAGCAGTTTAGATTCTCTTTACTGAAAgttaaatattgttgaaaaatgattcactttttcatctttttgtttatacagtgtttcttacaaaactattttgtgtttgtttgttttattattcattgttattttgtttgaattatttaaaaaaat of the Triplophysa dalaica isolate WHDGS20190420 chromosome 1, ASM1584641v1, whole genome shotgun sequence genome contains:
- the LOC130420504 gene encoding torsin-1A-like, whose amino-acid sequence is MKASYFVTVLLLSDITLTSGFIMESIVCGSAVAAFLYALSHWDNVLPFDHKRLEKDLNENLHGQHIVSKVVLRTVSSFMTDSNPNKPLVLSFHGTAGVGKNHVSKIIARNIYKLGDKSEHFIMFVSQHHFPHKDKVDMYSARLKEQIHQHVSRFPRTMFVFDEMDKMNPRLVETIKPFLDYATHVDGVSFRSAIFIFLSNAGGDVINNVALDFWKAGLEKDLNENLHGQHIVSKVVLRTVSSFMTDSNPNKPLVLSFHGTAGVGKNHVSKIIARNIYKLGDKSEHFIMFVSQHHFPHKDKVDMYSARLKEQIHQHVSRFPRTMFVFDEMDKMNPRLVETIKPFLDYGTHVDGVSFRSAIFIFLSNAGGDVINNIALDFWKAGKNREELQMKEMETQILQNIVNDKSTGGFWHSSLINHHLVDHIVPFLPLEMKHVRQCVLTEMVNLNINLQHHAHLADTVARDMPFFPSDKIFSVKGCKSVRQKLMLYVDD